In Horticoccus luteus, the following proteins share a genomic window:
- the truA gene encoding tRNA pseudouridine(38-40) synthase TruA translates to MKATSERTRWRAVCAYDGTNFAGWQSQAGGNAIQDVIEKALGKVLKTPVRIHGSGRTDAGVHALAQVFHFDAAWSHGAEKLRAALRVELPAAIQIAALRRAKPTFHARFDAKGKIYEYHVCLGEADPFTRLFVWPVFRALDLAAMQTAARRLTGRHDFRAFTALNGPEREDTVRDLRRLEVARRGRRIKITAEADGFLYKMVRSLAGTLVAVGEGKLTPAQVTGLLAGGVRTAAVPTAPGKGLFLRRVLYR, encoded by the coding sequence GTGAAGGCGACCTCGGAGCGTACGCGTTGGCGCGCCGTCTGTGCTTACGACGGGACAAATTTCGCGGGGTGGCAAAGCCAGGCGGGTGGCAATGCAATTCAGGACGTGATCGAGAAGGCGCTGGGCAAGGTGTTGAAGACGCCGGTCAGGATTCACGGCAGCGGTCGGACAGATGCGGGCGTGCACGCGCTCGCGCAAGTGTTTCACTTCGACGCAGCATGGTCCCACGGCGCCGAAAAACTGCGGGCGGCGTTGCGGGTGGAATTGCCGGCGGCGATCCAGATCGCGGCATTGCGGCGCGCGAAACCGACGTTTCATGCGCGGTTCGACGCCAAGGGGAAGATTTACGAATACCATGTTTGTCTGGGCGAGGCCGATCCGTTTACCCGGCTGTTTGTCTGGCCGGTCTTCCGGGCGCTGGATCTTGCCGCGATGCAGACGGCCGCGCGACGACTGACCGGTCGGCATGATTTTCGTGCGTTCACGGCGCTCAACGGGCCGGAGCGCGAGGACACGGTGCGCGATCTGCGGCGGTTGGAGGTCGCCCGGCGCGGGCGGCGGATCAAGATCACCGCGGAGGCGGACGGATTTCTCTATAAAATGGTGCGGAGCCTTGCCGGAACCCTCGTGGCGGTGGGTGAGGGAAAACTGACGCCGGCTCAGGTCACGGGTTTGCTCGCGGGCGGCGTGCGAACCGCCGCGGTGCCGACGGCGCCGGGCAAAGGCTTGTTCCTCCGACGCGTGCTTTACCGATGA
- a CDS encoding ComF family protein yields MKNGWPQLGRGLVDTVFPPVCVNCNGLVEHNPEWRHVCPRCVAQMDFVHAPQCTTCGHPFYGHVIGERLCPHCESLHPAFREGRTAVLLKGAGRALVHGLKYHRQLHVLTDIAAVFRRSPALLDFVRDGRLVPVPLHPRKERERGYNQSLLLAETLAEVAGGATTVAPILRRVADTETQTHRDRRERQLNLKNAFALACDADINTSQHYLLVDDVFTTGSTLNSCALVLRRAGILNLDVVTFGHG; encoded by the coding sequence ATGAAGAACGGATGGCCGCAGCTTGGTCGTGGTTTGGTGGACACGGTGTTTCCGCCGGTCTGCGTGAATTGCAACGGTCTCGTGGAGCACAATCCCGAATGGCGGCACGTGTGCCCGCGGTGCGTGGCGCAGATGGATTTTGTGCATGCGCCGCAGTGCACGACGTGCGGGCATCCGTTTTACGGGCACGTGATCGGTGAACGGTTGTGTCCGCACTGCGAGTCGCTGCACCCCGCTTTTCGCGAAGGGCGCACGGCGGTTTTGTTGAAAGGAGCGGGGCGCGCGCTGGTGCATGGGTTGAAATATCACCGGCAGTTGCACGTGCTCACGGATATCGCTGCGGTGTTCAGGCGTTCGCCGGCGCTGCTGGATTTCGTGCGCGACGGGCGGCTGGTGCCAGTGCCCTTGCATCCGCGCAAGGAGCGGGAGCGCGGTTACAATCAGAGTTTGTTGCTCGCCGAAACGCTTGCGGAAGTCGCCGGCGGAGCGACGACCGTGGCACCGATTTTGCGGAGAGTCGCCGACACGGAGACGCAAACGCATCGCGACAGAAGAGAGCGGCAGTTGAACCTGAAAAATGCCTTTGCACTGGCCTGCGACGCCGACATTAATACGAGCCAACATTACCTTCTCGTTGATGACGTTTTCACCACGGGTTCCACCCTCAACAGTTGCGCGCTGGTCTTGCGCCGCGCGGGAATCCTGAACCTCGATGTCGTGACGTTTGGTCACGGTTAA
- the accD gene encoding acetyl-CoA carboxylase, carboxyltransferase subunit beta, whose translation MSHFDKPTYNVRRTRKKDIPQGIYTKDPITGEALFTKDIVDNQMVSPKSGHHFPIGARERIAALVDKESFREIAANVRSGDPLTFVDSTPYPVRLKRYEKESTLPEAVITGTAKIHGIEVSLAVMDFRFCGGTLGSATGEKITRAIEEALERKCPCIIFSTSGGARMQEGILSLMQMAKTSAALGRLAEAGLPYVSVLTNPTTGGVSASFATIGDVILAEPGALIGFAGPRVIKDTTKQTLPPGFQTSEFLLKHGLVDQIVSRTEMRDRLGDLLLALHVKKSPGVKAKS comes from the coding sequence ATGTCGCATTTCGACAAACCCACTTACAACGTCCGCCGCACGCGGAAAAAGGACATTCCCCAAGGGATCTACACGAAGGATCCGATCACGGGGGAAGCGTTGTTCACGAAGGACATCGTGGACAACCAAATGGTCTCGCCGAAGAGCGGGCATCATTTCCCGATCGGAGCGCGCGAGCGCATCGCCGCGCTCGTCGACAAAGAATCTTTCCGGGAAATAGCGGCGAATGTGAGATCGGGCGATCCGCTCACGTTCGTCGATTCGACGCCGTATCCGGTGCGTCTAAAACGATACGAAAAGGAGAGCACGCTGCCGGAGGCGGTCATTACGGGAACGGCCAAAATCCACGGGATCGAGGTATCGCTAGCGGTGATGGATTTTCGGTTTTGCGGCGGCACGCTCGGGTCGGCGACGGGCGAGAAGATCACGCGCGCCATCGAAGAGGCTTTGGAACGGAAATGCCCGTGCATCATTTTCAGCACGTCGGGTGGCGCGCGCATGCAGGAAGGGATCCTCTCGTTGATGCAGATGGCAAAGACGAGCGCGGCGCTGGGGCGCCTGGCGGAGGCGGGATTGCCCTATGTTTCGGTGCTGACGAATCCGACGACGGGCGGTGTTTCAGCGAGCTTTGCGACCATCGGTGACGTGATTCTGGCGGAGCCGGGCGCGTTGATCGGATTCGCGGGTCCCCGCGTGATCAAGGATACGACGAAGCAAACGTTGCCGCCGGGGTTTCAGACTTCGGAATTTCTGCTCAAGCACGGACTCGTGGACCAAATCGTGAGCCGCACCGAGATGCGGGATCGGCTGGGCGATCTGCTGCTCGCGTTGCACGTGAAGAAAAGTCCGGGCGTCAAAGCGAAGAGCTGA
- a CDS encoding ABC transporter ATP-binding protein, whose product MTQPSVTTDPVLELRDVATHFPVRSRGWFHREAEILKAVDGVTLSLARGEVLGLVGESGCGKSTLARTILQLVPTTSGTVLLNGRTLTGASERELAAARREMQLVFQDPYASLNPRMTVFDALAEPLRVHQIAPRDEIPRRVADLMARVGLAPRFMQKYPHEFSGGQRQRIAIARALALNPHILIADEPVSALDVSIQAQILNLLARLCREMNLSLIFIAHDLSVVKHISDRIAVMYLGKIVELGPALDVIDRPRHPYTQALVSAIPALKSDLGPAASRIVLDGDPPSPLSPPPGCAFHPRCRYAVARCRERVPPLLPAGENRTAACIRLDEI is encoded by the coding sequence ATGACGCAGCCCTCTGTCACGACCGATCCCGTGCTCGAACTGCGCGACGTCGCCACGCACTTCCCCGTGCGCTCGCGCGGCTGGTTCCACCGCGAAGCCGAGATCCTCAAAGCTGTCGACGGCGTCACGCTTTCCCTCGCGCGCGGCGAAGTGCTCGGCCTCGTCGGTGAATCCGGCTGCGGAAAATCGACGCTCGCGCGCACCATCCTCCAACTCGTGCCCACCACTTCCGGCACGGTCCTCCTCAACGGCCGCACACTCACGGGCGCTTCAGAACGCGAACTGGCGGCCGCGCGCCGCGAGATGCAGCTCGTCTTTCAGGATCCCTACGCATCGCTCAATCCGCGCATGACCGTGTTCGACGCGCTCGCCGAGCCGCTGCGCGTCCACCAAATTGCCCCACGCGACGAAATCCCCCGCCGCGTCGCCGACTTGATGGCGCGTGTCGGCCTCGCGCCGCGCTTCATGCAAAAATATCCGCATGAATTTTCCGGCGGCCAGCGGCAACGCATCGCCATCGCACGCGCGCTGGCGCTGAATCCGCACATCCTCATCGCCGATGAGCCCGTTTCCGCGCTGGATGTGTCCATCCAGGCTCAGATCCTCAATCTGCTCGCGCGTCTCTGCCGCGAGATGAACCTGAGCCTGATCTTCATCGCCCACGACCTTTCCGTGGTGAAACATATCTCCGATCGTATCGCCGTGATGTATCTCGGGAAAATCGTGGAGCTTGGCCCCGCCCTCGACGTGATCGATCGACCGCGACATCCCTACACGCAGGCGCTGGTCAGTGCCATTCCCGCGCTGAAGTCCGACCTCGGCCCGGCTGCGTCGCGTATCGTTCTCGACGGCGATCCTCCCTCTCCGCTCTCACCTCCGCCCGGCTGCGCCTTTCATCCCCGCTGCCGTTATGCCGTGGCGCGCTGCCGCGAACGAGTGCCTCCACTCTTGCCCGCGGGCGAGAACCGCACGGCTGCCTGTATCCGCTTGGACGAAATCTGA